From Halichoerus grypus chromosome 6, mHalGry1.hap1.1, whole genome shotgun sequence, one genomic window encodes:
- the SLC12A9 gene encoding solute carrier family 12 member 9 codes for MASENSPLLAYRLLGDEGVAFSANGAGGPGGASARKLSTFLGVVVPTVLSMFSIVVFLRIGFVVGHAGLLQALAMLLVAYFILALTVLSVCAIATNGAVRGGGAYFMISRTLGPEVGGSIGLMFYLANVCGCAVSLLGLVEAVLDVFGADSARSSGLQVLPQGYGWSLLYGSLLLGLVGGVCTLGAGLYARASFLTFLLVSGSLASVLVSFVAVGPRSITLAPRPGPNGSSLPPQVGHFTGFNSSTLKANLGAGYAKDYTTGAMMTFASVFAVLFNGCTGIMAGANMSGELKDPSRAIPLGTIVAVTYTFFIYTLLFFLSSFTCDRTLLQEDYGFFRAISLWPPLVLIGIYATALSASMSSLIGASRILHALAQDDLFGMILAPAKVVSRTGNPWGAVLYSWGLVQLVLLAGKLNTLAAVVTVFYLVAYAAVDLSCLSLEWASAPNFRPTFSLFSWHTCLLGVASCLLMMFLISPGAAGGSLLLMGLLSALLTARGGPSSWGYVSQALLFHQVRKYLLRLDVRKDHVKFWRPQLLLLVGNPRGALPLLRLANQLKKGGLYVLGHVTLGDLDCLPSDPVQPQYGAWLSLVDRAQVKAFVDLTLSPSVRQGAQHLLRISGLGGMKPNTLVLGFYDDAAPQDHFLTDPAFSEAADGIQEGGSPALSSLFPPPRAPGSPRALSPQDYVATVADALKMNKNVVLARACGALPPERLSRGSGGTSPPHHVDVWPLNLLRPRGGPGYVDVCGLFLLQMATILGMVPAWHSARLRIFLCLGPREAPGAAEGRLRALLSQLRIRAEVQEVVWGEGAGSGEPEEEEEEEEEGDFVNGRRGDAEAEALASSANALVRAQQGRSRGGGPGGPEGGDGEGGPATALTFLYLPRPPADAARYTRYLALLETLTRDLGPTLLIHGVTPVTCTDL; via the exons ATGGCCAGTGAGAACTCTCCTCTGCTGGCCTACCGGCTCCTGGGGGATGAGGGGGTTGCCTTCTCTGCCAATGGGGCTGGGGGTCCTGGAGGGGCATCTGCCCGGAAGCTCTCCACTTTCCTGGGTGTGGTGGTGCCCACGGTCCTGTCCATGTTCAGTATAGTTGTCTTTTTGAGGATTG GGTTCGTGGTGGGCCATGCTGGGCTGCTACAGGCTTTGGCCATGCTCCTGGTCGCCTACTTCATCCTGGCGCTCACCGTCCTCTCTGTCTGTGCCATCGCCACCAACGGAGCTGTGCGGGGGGGCGGCGCCTACT TTATGATCAGCCGGACGCTGGGGCCTGAGGTTGGGGGCAGCATTGGCCTCATGTTCTACCTGGCTAACGTCTGTGGCTGTGCCGTCTCCCTCCTGGGGCTGGTGGAGGCCGTGCTCGATGTCTTCGGGGCCG ACTCCGCGCGGTCCAGTGGGCTTCAGGTCCTGCCCCAGGGCTATGGCTGGAGCCTGCTCTACGGCTCCCTGCTGCTGGGCCTTGTGGGTGGGGTCTGCACACTGGGCGCTGGCCTCTATGCTCGCGCCTCCTTCCTCACATTCCTGCTGGTCTCTGGATCCCTGGCCTCGGTGCTGGTCAGCTTTGTGGCTGTGGGGCCCAGGAGCATCACCTTGGCCCCTCGGCCCGGCCCCAATGGCTCCTCCCTGCCGCCCCAGGTCGGCCACTTCACTGGCTTCAACAGCAGCACTCTGAAGGCCAACTTGGGTG CTGGCTACGCCAAGGACTACACCACGGGGGCCATGATGACCTTTGCCAGCGTCTTTGCCGTCCTTTTTAACGGCTGCACGGGCATCATGGCGGGGGCCAACATGTCAG gGGAGCTGAAGGACCCCAGCCGGGCCATTCCTCTGGGCACCATTGTCGCTGTCACCTACACCTTCTTCATTTACAccctgcttttcttcctctccagctTCACCTGTGACAG gaCCCTGCTGCAGGAGGATTACGGGTTCTTTCGCGCCATCAGCCTGTGGCCCCCACTGGTGCTGATTGGTATCTACGCCACGGCGCTCTCAGCCTCCATGAGCTCACTCATCGGGGCCTCCCGCATCCTCCACGCTCTGGCTCAGGATGACCTCTTTG GAATGATCTTGGCGCCGGCCAAGGTTGTGTCCCGAACAGGGAACCCCTGGGGAGCTGTGCTCTATTCTTGGGGCCTAGTGCAG CTGGTGCTCTTGGCTGGGAAGCTGAATACATTGGCCGCTGTGGTCACTGTCTTCTACTTGGTGGCCTATGCTGCGGTGGACCTGTCCTGCCTGAGCCTGGAGTGGGCCTCGGCCCCCAACTTCCG ccccaccttcAGCCTGTTCTCCTGGCATACCTGCTTGCTGGGGGTGGCCTCCTGCCTGCTCATGATGTTCCTCATCAGCCCCGGGGCCGCCGGCGGCTCCCTGCTTCTCATGGGCCTGCTTTCCGCCCTGCTCACGGCTCGAGGAGGCCCCAGCAGCTGGGGCTACGTCAGCCAGGCCTTGCTTTTCCACCAG GTGCGAAAGTACCTGCTCCGGTTGGATGTCCGGAAGGATCACGTGAAGTTCTGGCGGCCCCAGCTGCTGCTCCTGGTGGGGAACCCCAGGGGAGCCCTGCCTCTGCTGCGGCTGGCCAACCAGCTCAAGAAGGGGGGCCTCTATGTCCTGGGACATGTCACTCTGGGAGACCTTG ACTGCCTGCCCTCTGACCCTGTGCAGCCCCAGTATGGGGCATGGCTGAGCCTGGTGGACAGAGCCCAAGTGAAGGCCTTTGTGGACCTTACCCTCTCGCCCTCTGTGCGCCAGGGGGCTCAGCATCTGCTGCGGATCTCTGGCCTTG gtgGCATGAAGCCCAACACGTTGGTCCTGGGTTTCTACGATGATGCTGCACCCCAGGACCACTTCCTGACAGACCCGGCTTTCTCCGAGGCTGCTGATGGCATCCAGGAGGGTGGGTCCCCAGCCCTGAGCTCCCTGTTTCCTCCACCCCGGGCTCCTGGGAGCCCCCGGGCTCTGAGTCCCCAGGACTATGTGGCCACAGTGGCAGATGCCCTCAAGATGAACAAGAATGTGGTCCTCGCCCGGGCCTGTGGGGCGTTGCCCCCTGAGCGGCTGAGCCGGGGGTCGGGGGGCACCTCTCCGCCACATCACGTGGACGTGTGGCCCCTCAACCTGCTGCGGCCCCGGGGTGGGCCCGGCTACGTGGACGTGTGTGGCCTTTTCCTGCTGCAGATGGCAACCATCTTGGGCATGGTGCCTGCTTGGCATAGCGCCCGGCTCCGGATCTTCTTGTGCCTGGGGCCTCGAGAGGCCCCCGGGGCGGCTGAGGGGCGGCTCCGGGCACTGCTGAGCCAGCTGAGGATCAGGGCCGAAGTGCAGGAGGTGGTGTGGGGCGAGGGGGCTGGGTCTGGGGagcccgaggaggaggaggaggaggaggaggaaggggacttTGTGAATGGCAGGCGGGGAGACGCCGAGGCAGAGGCCCTGGCGAGCAGTGCCAACGCCCTGGTTCGGGCCCAGCAGGGGCGCAGCCGAGGAGGAGGGCCCGGGGGGCCTGAGGGTGGGGATGGCGAGGGTGGGCCTGCCACGGCCCTCACTTTCCTGTACCTGCCTCGGCCGCCGGCTGATGCTGCCCGCTACACTCGCTACCTGGCGCTGCTGGAGACTCTGACCCGTGATCTGGGCCCCACGCTGCTCATTCATGGCGTCACCCCCGTCACTTGCACTGATCTCTGA
- the TRIP6 gene encoding thyroid receptor-interacting protein 6 isoform X1: MSGPTWLPPRQLEPARAPQGRALPRGAPGPPPAHGAALQPHPRVNFCPLPSEQCYQAPGGPDDRGLAWVGCHGAPQRSQGLPPDRGALRPGSLDAEIDSLTSMLAELDGGRGHAPRRSDRQAYEPPQPHAYRTGSGSLKPNGGGVPLPPQQLSASPYGGPTPASYATASTPAGPAFPVQVKVAQPVRGCGPPRRGASQASGALPGAHFPLPGRGDVWGAGYRSHREPGPGGKEEAAGGGRGRGYGPQVPLSQPPEEELERLTKKLVHDMNHPPTGEYFGRCGGCGEDVVGDGAGVVALDRVFHVGCFVCSTCRAQLRGQHFYAVERRAYCESCYVATLEKCSTCSQPILDRILRAMGKAYHPSCFTCVVCHRGLDGIPFTVDATSQIHCIEDFHRKFAPRCSVCGGAIMPEPGQEETVRIVALDRSFHIGCYKCEECGLLLSSEGECQGCYPLDGHILCKACSAWRIQELSATVTTDC; encoded by the exons ATGTCGGGGCCCACCTGGCTCCCCCCAAGGCAGCTGGAGCCTGCAAGAGCCCCTCAGGGGAGAGCACTCCCTCGAGGCGCCCCGGGGCCGCCGCCAGCCCATGGAGCAG CACTTCAGCCCCACCCCAGGGTCAATTTTTGCCCCCTCCCATCTGAGCAGTGTTACCAGGCCCCCGGGGGACCAGATGATCGGGGGCTCGCCTGGGTGGGGTGCCATGGCGCACCCCAGCGCTCACAG GGGCTCCCCCCCGATAGGGGGGCCTTGCGTCCAGGGAGCCTGGATGCCGAGATAGACTCGCTTACCAGCATGCTGGCTGAGCTGGATGGAGGTCGTGGGCATGCCCCACGGCGGTCAGACCGGCAG GCTTATGAGCCCCCTCAGCCCCATGCCTACCGCACGGGCTCAGGCTCCCTGAAGCCGAATGGAGGGGGTgttcctcttcctccccaacagCTCTCAGCATCCCCCTATGGGGGCCCCACTCCGGCCTCCTATGCTACAGCCAGCACCCCTGCTGGCCCTGCCTTCCCTGTGCAAGTGAAGGTGGCACAACCAGTGAGAGGCTGCGGCCCTCCCAGGCGGGGGGCCTCTCAGGCCTCCGGGGCCCTCCCGGGCGCCCACTTCCCTCTCCCAGGCCGAGGTGACGTCTGGGGGGCTGGCTATAGGAGCCACCGTGAGCCAGGGCCAGGGGGTAAAGAGGAggctgcaggaggaggaagaggacgcGGGTACGGGCCCCAG GTCCCCCTGAGCCAGCCTCCTGAGGAGGAGCTTGAGAGGCTGACCAAGAAGCTGGTGCACGACATGAACCACCCTCCCACTGGGGAGTACTTCG ggcGCTGTGGGGGCTGCGGAGAAGACGTGGTTGGGGACGGGGCTGGCGTTGTGGCCCTGGACCGCGTCTTTCACGTTGGCTGCTTTGTGTGCTCTACATGCCGGGCCCAGCTTCGGGGCCAGCATTTCTACGCCGTGGAGAGGAGAGCGTACTGTGAGAGCTGTTACGTG GCCACCCTGGAGAAGTGCTCCACGTGCTCCCAACCCATCCTGGACCGGATCCTGCGGGCTATGGGAAAGGCCTACCATCCTAGCTGCTTCACCTGTGTGGTGTGTCACCGTGGCCTCGATGGTATCCCTTTCACAGTGGATGCCACCAGCCAGATCCACTGCATCGAGGACTTCCACAG gaagttTGCCCCACGATGCTCAGTGTGTGGTGGGGCCATCATGCCTGAGCCAGGTCAGGAGGAGACTGTACGAATCGTTGCTCTGGATCGCAGTTTTCACATTGGCTGTTATAAGTGCGAG GAGTGTGGGCTGCTGCTGTCCTCTGAGGGCGAGTGTCAGGGCTGCTACCCGCTGGATGGGCACATCTTGTGCAAGGCGTGCAGTGCCTGGCGCATCCAGGAGCTCTCAGCCACCGTCACCACCGACTGCTGA
- the TRIP6 gene encoding thyroid receptor-interacting protein 6 isoform X2 — protein MSGPTWLPPRQLEPARAPQGRALPRGAPGPPPAHGAALQPHPRVNFCPLPSEQCYQAPGGPDDRGLAWVGCHGAPQRSQGLPPDRGALRPGSLDAEIDSLTSMLAELDGGRGHAPRRSDRQAYEPPQPHAYRTGSGSLKPNGGGVPLPPQQLSASPYGGPTPASYATASTPAGPAFPVQVKVAQPVRGCGPPRRGASQASGALPGAHFPLPGRGDVWGAGYRSHREPGPGGKEEAAGGGRGRGYGPQVPLSQPPEEELERLTKKLVHDMNHPPTGEYFGRCGGCGEDVVGDGAGVVALDRVFHVGCFVCSTCRAQLRGQHFYAVERRAYCESCYVATLEKCSTCSQPILDRILRAMGKAYHPSCFTCVVCHRGLDGIPFTVDATSQIHCIEDFHRSVGCCCPLRASVRAATRWMGTSCARRAVPGASRSSQPPSPPTAESSQKHLLHSPFPSATLPDSHLYNFVTKCCLLFLQS, from the exons ATGTCGGGGCCCACCTGGCTCCCCCCAAGGCAGCTGGAGCCTGCAAGAGCCCCTCAGGGGAGAGCACTCCCTCGAGGCGCCCCGGGGCCGCCGCCAGCCCATGGAGCAG CACTTCAGCCCCACCCCAGGGTCAATTTTTGCCCCCTCCCATCTGAGCAGTGTTACCAGGCCCCCGGGGGACCAGATGATCGGGGGCTCGCCTGGGTGGGGTGCCATGGCGCACCCCAGCGCTCACAG GGGCTCCCCCCCGATAGGGGGGCCTTGCGTCCAGGGAGCCTGGATGCCGAGATAGACTCGCTTACCAGCATGCTGGCTGAGCTGGATGGAGGTCGTGGGCATGCCCCACGGCGGTCAGACCGGCAG GCTTATGAGCCCCCTCAGCCCCATGCCTACCGCACGGGCTCAGGCTCCCTGAAGCCGAATGGAGGGGGTgttcctcttcctccccaacagCTCTCAGCATCCCCCTATGGGGGCCCCACTCCGGCCTCCTATGCTACAGCCAGCACCCCTGCTGGCCCTGCCTTCCCTGTGCAAGTGAAGGTGGCACAACCAGTGAGAGGCTGCGGCCCTCCCAGGCGGGGGGCCTCTCAGGCCTCCGGGGCCCTCCCGGGCGCCCACTTCCCTCTCCCAGGCCGAGGTGACGTCTGGGGGGCTGGCTATAGGAGCCACCGTGAGCCAGGGCCAGGGGGTAAAGAGGAggctgcaggaggaggaagaggacgcGGGTACGGGCCCCAG GTCCCCCTGAGCCAGCCTCCTGAGGAGGAGCTTGAGAGGCTGACCAAGAAGCTGGTGCACGACATGAACCACCCTCCCACTGGGGAGTACTTCG ggcGCTGTGGGGGCTGCGGAGAAGACGTGGTTGGGGACGGGGCTGGCGTTGTGGCCCTGGACCGCGTCTTTCACGTTGGCTGCTTTGTGTGCTCTACATGCCGGGCCCAGCTTCGGGGCCAGCATTTCTACGCCGTGGAGAGGAGAGCGTACTGTGAGAGCTGTTACGTG GCCACCCTGGAGAAGTGCTCCACGTGCTCCCAACCCATCCTGGACCGGATCCTGCGGGCTATGGGAAAGGCCTACCATCCTAGCTGCTTCACCTGTGTGGTGTGTCACCGTGGCCTCGATGGTATCCCTTTCACAGTGGATGCCACCAGCCAGATCCACTGCATCGAGGACTTCCACAG GAGTGTGGGCTGCTGCTGTCCTCTGAGGGCGAGTGTCAGGGCTGCTACCCGCTGGATGGGCACATCTTGTGCAAGGCGTGCAGTGCCTGGCGCATCCAGGAGCTCTCAGCCACCGTCACCACCGACTGCTGAGTCTTCCCAGAAGCACCTGTTACATTCCCCCTTCCCATCAGCTACCCTCCCTGACAGCCACCTTTACAACTTTGTCACCAAATGctgtctcctcttcctccaaTCATGA
- the TRIP6 gene encoding thyroid receptor-interacting protein 6 isoform X3 — protein sequence MEQCYQAPGGPDDRGLAWVGCHGAPQRSQGLPPDRGALRPGSLDAEIDSLTSMLAELDGGRGHAPRRSDRQAYEPPQPHAYRTGSGSLKPNGGGVPLPPQQLSASPYGGPTPASYATASTPAGPAFPVQVKVAQPVRGCGPPRRGASQASGALPGAHFPLPGRGDVWGAGYRSHREPGPGGKEEAAGGGRGRGYGPQVPLSQPPEEELERLTKKLVHDMNHPPTGEYFGRCGGCGEDVVGDGAGVVALDRVFHVGCFVCSTCRAQLRGQHFYAVERRAYCESCYVATLEKCSTCSQPILDRILRAMGKAYHPSCFTCVVCHRGLDGIPFTVDATSQIHCIEDFHRKFAPRCSVCGGAIMPEPGQEETVRIVALDRSFHIGCYKCEECGLLLSSEGECQGCYPLDGHILCKACSAWRIQELSATVTTDC from the exons ATGGAGCAG TGTTACCAGGCCCCCGGGGGACCAGATGATCGGGGGCTCGCCTGGGTGGGGTGCCATGGCGCACCCCAGCGCTCACAG GGGCTCCCCCCCGATAGGGGGGCCTTGCGTCCAGGGAGCCTGGATGCCGAGATAGACTCGCTTACCAGCATGCTGGCTGAGCTGGATGGAGGTCGTGGGCATGCCCCACGGCGGTCAGACCGGCAG GCTTATGAGCCCCCTCAGCCCCATGCCTACCGCACGGGCTCAGGCTCCCTGAAGCCGAATGGAGGGGGTgttcctcttcctccccaacagCTCTCAGCATCCCCCTATGGGGGCCCCACTCCGGCCTCCTATGCTACAGCCAGCACCCCTGCTGGCCCTGCCTTCCCTGTGCAAGTGAAGGTGGCACAACCAGTGAGAGGCTGCGGCCCTCCCAGGCGGGGGGCCTCTCAGGCCTCCGGGGCCCTCCCGGGCGCCCACTTCCCTCTCCCAGGCCGAGGTGACGTCTGGGGGGCTGGCTATAGGAGCCACCGTGAGCCAGGGCCAGGGGGTAAAGAGGAggctgcaggaggaggaagaggacgcGGGTACGGGCCCCAG GTCCCCCTGAGCCAGCCTCCTGAGGAGGAGCTTGAGAGGCTGACCAAGAAGCTGGTGCACGACATGAACCACCCTCCCACTGGGGAGTACTTCG ggcGCTGTGGGGGCTGCGGAGAAGACGTGGTTGGGGACGGGGCTGGCGTTGTGGCCCTGGACCGCGTCTTTCACGTTGGCTGCTTTGTGTGCTCTACATGCCGGGCCCAGCTTCGGGGCCAGCATTTCTACGCCGTGGAGAGGAGAGCGTACTGTGAGAGCTGTTACGTG GCCACCCTGGAGAAGTGCTCCACGTGCTCCCAACCCATCCTGGACCGGATCCTGCGGGCTATGGGAAAGGCCTACCATCCTAGCTGCTTCACCTGTGTGGTGTGTCACCGTGGCCTCGATGGTATCCCTTTCACAGTGGATGCCACCAGCCAGATCCACTGCATCGAGGACTTCCACAG gaagttTGCCCCACGATGCTCAGTGTGTGGTGGGGCCATCATGCCTGAGCCAGGTCAGGAGGAGACTGTACGAATCGTTGCTCTGGATCGCAGTTTTCACATTGGCTGTTATAAGTGCGAG GAGTGTGGGCTGCTGCTGTCCTCTGAGGGCGAGTGTCAGGGCTGCTACCCGCTGGATGGGCACATCTTGTGCAAGGCGTGCAGTGCCTGGCGCATCCAGGAGCTCTCAGCCACCGTCACCACCGACTGCTGA